From Ostreibacterium oceani, the proteins below share one genomic window:
- the rpsB gene encoding 30S ribosomal protein S2 has product MSTTISMRELFEAGAHFGHRTRYWNPKMAPYIYGARGGIHIINLEQTVPMMQDAINFLGTIAANGGNILFVGTKRAASDTIQKAAVDCGMPYVNQRWLGGMMTNYKTIRQSVRKLHNMRKSESDGSLAHMTKKEIINLRKEQIKLESSLGGIADMKRLPDVLFVADVGHESIAIKEAKTLGIPVVGIVDTNNSPEEVDYIIPCNDDSVRALGLCINAIADGIKNARIANGSASQLSDESAPQENITEPAAQVTAEAAPEAATEVASEVAPKASPEAPVTEPAAADSSEANTEATTTDKG; this is encoded by the coding sequence ATGTCTACAACAATTTCTATGCGCGAGCTATTTGAAGCAGGCGCGCACTTTGGTCACAGAACCCGTTACTGGAATCCTAAAATGGCGCCTTATATTTATGGTGCGCGTGGTGGCATTCATATCATCAATTTAGAGCAAACTGTGCCAATGATGCAGGATGCGATTAACTTTTTAGGCACGATTGCGGCCAATGGCGGTAATATTTTATTCGTCGGCACCAAGCGTGCAGCTTCTGACACCATACAAAAGGCCGCGGTCGATTGTGGCATGCCGTACGTCAACCAACGCTGGTTAGGCGGCATGATGACTAACTACAAAACCATCCGTCAATCGGTCAGAAAACTCCACAACATGCGTAAATCTGAAAGCGATGGTTCATTGGCACACATGACCAAAAAAGAAATCATCAACCTCCGTAAAGAGCAAATCAAGCTAGAGTCCTCTTTGGGTGGCATTGCAGACATGAAGCGCTTGCCTGATGTACTTTTTGTTGCCGATGTCGGTCACGAAAGTATCGCTATCAAAGAAGCAAAAACCTTGGGCATCCCTGTTGTCGGCATCGTTGATACCAACAATAGCCCCGAAGAAGTGGATTACATTATTCCTTGTAACGATGATTCGGTTCGCGCACTGGGCCTTTGTATTAACGCCATTGCTGACGGCATTAAAAATGCGCGCATTGCTAACGGCAGCGCCAGCCAACTAAGCGACGAATCTGCACCACAAGAAAACATCACTGAGCCAGCAGCTCAGGTAACGGCAGAAGCAGCACCTGAGGCAGCCACTGAAGTAGCAAGCGAAGTAGCCCCGAAAGCAAGCCCCGAAGCCCCAGTAACAGAGCCAGCAGCAGCAGACAGCAGCGAAGCTAACACTGAGGCAACAACCACAGATAAGGGCTAA
- the tsf gene encoding translation elongation factor Ts, with protein MAITAALVKALRDRTSAGMMECKKALVDSNGDIDAATELLRKSGLAKAEKKADRIAAEGRVAYAISDDKQFAAIVEINCETDFVSKGDIFGDFSQNIASLSANEKLTELDAINQAPLAGETVDEKRRSLVTTLGENINIRRLGSISTNGVVNGYVHGGGKVGVIIAATCDESVRDKTEELLRNLAMHACAMKPASISYLDLDLDFVARETEAIRAEIEKGNEELERLGKQLRRIPDFVSRHQLTDDVLAAVEQTMKDTLKAEGKPEHIWDKIIPGQLDRYIKDNTELDQAHALLSQTYVMDDKKTVEQAIADVHPSIQLVDYIRFELGEGIEKKVDNFVEEVMAQAKNA; from the coding sequence ATGGCAATTACTGCAGCACTCGTAAAAGCCCTTCGTGACCGCACTTCAGCGGGCATGATGGAATGTAAAAAAGCGCTAGTCGATTCAAATGGTGACATTGACGCTGCCACCGAACTCCTACGCAAATCAGGCTTAGCCAAAGCCGAAAAAAAAGCCGACCGTATCGCCGCAGAAGGTCGCGTTGCATATGCTATCTCGGATGATAAGCAATTCGCTGCTATTGTAGAAATCAACTGTGAAACAGATTTTGTTTCCAAAGGTGATATCTTTGGGGATTTCTCACAAAATATCGCCAGCCTTAGCGCCAACGAAAAACTCACTGAGCTGGATGCGATTAATCAAGCCCCATTAGCGGGTGAGACCGTTGACGAAAAACGCCGTTCGCTAGTCACGACACTAGGCGAAAACATTAACATTCGCCGCCTCGGCAGCATCAGCACTAACGGTGTTGTCAACGGCTACGTTCATGGTGGCGGTAAAGTCGGCGTTATCATCGCCGCTACTTGCGATGAGAGTGTCCGCGATAAGACCGAAGAACTACTACGCAACCTCGCGATGCACGCTTGCGCGATGAAACCTGCGTCAATCTCTTACCTAGACTTGGATTTAGATTTTGTCGCCAGAGAGACAGAAGCCATCCGCGCAGAGATTGAAAAAGGCAACGAAGAACTCGAACGCCTCGGCAAACAACTAAGACGCATTCCTGACTTTGTTAGTCGTCATCAACTCACCGATGACGTCCTTGCCGCCGTCGAGCAAACCATGAAAGATACATTAAAAGCCGAAGGCAAACCAGAGCATATTTGGGACAAAATCATTCCAGGTCAACTAGACCGGTACATCAAAGACAATACCGAACTAGACCAGGCACATGCACTGCTTAGCCAAACTTACGTGATGGACGACAAAAAAACGGTTGAACAAGCCATTGCTGATGTTCACCCCTCTATTCAACTCGTCGATTATATTCGCTTTGAACTCGGGGAAGGTATTGAGAAAAAAGTGGATAACTTTGTAGAAGAGGTCATGGCACAAGCCAAAAACGCCTAA
- the pyrH gene encoding UMP kinase, which translates to MNETRPTTENTIEKTAEITPSEYPLQTPRFKRILLKLSGEALLGEKTFGIDAKVLNRLASEIKILIEAGIEISLVVGGGNLFRGAELQESGMERVTGDHMGMLATVMNALALQDAIEKVGIPVRVMSALPIDQVCEEFIRRRAVRHMEKKRVVICAAGTGNPFFTTDTAASLRAIELETDAMLKATKVDGVYDADPHCDKAATKYKTLSYNQVLEDGLAVMDATAVVMCRDNNLPLLVFNMTTPGEIVRALFDPQVGTLIR; encoded by the coding sequence ATGAACGAAACACGACCAACAACTGAAAACACAATTGAAAAAACAGCTGAAATCACACCGTCAGAATACCCATTACAAACGCCTCGGTTTAAACGGATTCTTTTAAAACTCAGTGGCGAAGCCCTGCTTGGTGAAAAAACATTTGGCATCGATGCTAAGGTATTAAATCGGCTAGCCAGTGAAATCAAAATCCTCATCGAAGCTGGCATTGAAATTTCACTGGTTGTCGGCGGTGGTAACTTATTTCGAGGCGCAGAGCTACAAGAGTCAGGCATGGAACGCGTCACAGGCGACCATATGGGCATGCTTGCCACCGTCATGAATGCCTTGGCGCTGCAAGACGCCATCGAAAAAGTCGGCATCCCCGTCAGAGTTATGTCGGCCTTACCTATCGATCAAGTTTGTGAAGAATTTATCCGCCGACGCGCGGTCCGTCATATGGAAAAAAAACGGGTCGTCATTTGTGCAGCAGGTACGGGCAATCCGTTTTTCACTACCGATACAGCCGCTAGCCTACGTGCCATCGAGTTAGAAACCGATGCCATGCTAAAAGCCACCAAAGTCGATGGTGTTTACGATGCCGACCCCCATTGTGATAAGGCAGCAACAAAATACAAAACGCTCAGTTATAACCAGGTACTTGAGGATGGCTTAGCGGTTATGGACGCGACTGCCGTTGTGATGTGCCGTGACAATAACTTGCCTTTACTGGTATTTAACATGACAACCCCCGGCGAGATTGTGCGTGCTTTATTTGACCCGCAGGTCGGCACGTTAATTCGCTAA
- the frr gene encoding ribosome recycling factor, with product MIDNIKQDTKSRMAKSIDALKLELSRIRTGRAHPSLLDHVTVDFYGSEVPVGQAANVSNSDARTLTIQPWDKSMVAVIEKAIINSDLGITPTSAGDIIRINLPPLTEERRKDLVKIVRGEGENAKIAIRNIRRDANQSIKNLLNDKAITEDDERRAETDIQKITDDFVAQVDQVLAEKEKDLLAV from the coding sequence ATGATTGATAATATAAAGCAAGACACTAAATCCCGCATGGCCAAATCGATTGATGCGTTAAAGCTTGAATTAAGCCGTATCCGCACTGGGCGCGCTCACCCTAGTTTACTCGACCATGTTACCGTTGATTTTTATGGCTCGGAAGTCCCTGTTGGTCAAGCCGCCAATGTTAGTAACAGTGACGCCAGAACCCTCACGATTCAACCTTGGGACAAATCAATGGTCGCGGTCATTGAAAAAGCCATCATCAATTCAGACCTTGGGATAACACCGACCTCAGCAGGCGACATTATCCGCATTAACTTACCGCCGTTAACCGAAGAACGACGCAAAGATCTGGTCAAAATCGTACGTGGCGAAGGCGAAAACGCCAAAATTGCCATCCGCAATATCCGCCGCGATGCCAACCAAAGCATCAAAAATTTACTCAATGACAAGGCCATTACCGAAGACGACGAACGTCGCGCAGAAACCGACATTCAAAAAATCACCGATGATTTTGTCGCACAGGTTGACCAAGTTCTCGCAGAAAAGGAAAAAGACCTGCTTGCGGTTTAG
- the uppS gene encoding polyprenyl diphosphate synthase, with protein MSLPLQHIAIIMDGNGRFAESIGRSRLYGHRAGHTAVLRTVRHCAKMGLRSLTLYAFSSENWQRPESEIQALMQLFLRAIKRNRRLFNRHGIRFRVIGDTSAFPRPLHDAIDELTQETQTNQGLQLNIAANYGGKWDITQAVKQLATQVENQTLSPQTITEKDIATHLELADQAPVDLLIRTGGEQRISNFLLWQCAYAELYFTPIYWPVFDDAALDDAIADFTHRTRRFGGL; from the coding sequence TTGTCATTGCCACTACAACACATCGCCATCATCATGGACGGCAACGGCCGCTTTGCAGAATCAATCGGGCGCTCGCGCCTCTATGGGCATCGCGCTGGTCACACAGCAGTCCTGCGCACGGTGCGTCACTGCGCCAAAATGGGGCTGCGTTCTTTGACACTGTATGCATTTAGCAGTGAAAATTGGCAGCGCCCAGAATCTGAAATTCAGGCACTAATGCAGCTATTCCTCCGTGCAATTAAACGTAATCGTCGCCTTTTCAACCGTCACGGTATTCGATTTCGCGTCATCGGGGACACCTCGGCATTTCCTCGTCCTTTACACGATGCCATCGATGAACTAACCCAAGAAACACAGACAAACCAAGGCTTGCAACTTAATATAGCCGCAAATTATGGGGGCAAATGGGACATTACCCAAGCCGTTAAACAGCTCGCCACACAGGTCGAAAATCAAACCCTATCACCCCAAACCATTACCGAAAAAGACATTGCCACACACCTCGAATTAGCCGACCAAGCACCTGTAGATTTATTAATCCGAACAGGTGGCGAGCAGCGCATCAGTAATTTTTTATTATGGCAATGCGCTTACGCCGAGCTCTATTTCACACCGATTTATTGGCCTGTTTTTGACGATGCGGCGCTAGATGATGCTATTGCCGACTTTACACACCGTACACGGCGATTTGGCGGACTGTAA
- a CDS encoding phosphatidate cytidylyltransferase yields MKQRIITATLLIGFILVILFLLPALTPLFIALVFGLSLWEWVRITKQSSANALLTVISTLALLYAGLCYQWIFGLLLLTTAIHYAFSIRLIQQFESIINYRLSPCYLQLIAPVLLATTTVVLLRLTAQYPDSHIAASTIVFMVAVVAATDSGAYFAGRFFGKEKFSPKVSPNKTIEGALGGIASGVIIGLLLLPLINSHQIAWWLVIIALIATALASILGDLFISLIKRQNAIKDTSNLLPGHGGILDRIDGLLAGIPVFYLIAL; encoded by the coding sequence ATGAAACAACGAATCATTACCGCAACACTACTCATTGGCTTTATTTTAGTCATTTTATTTTTGTTACCCGCGTTAACACCGCTATTCATTGCCCTAGTTTTTGGGCTTTCCTTGTGGGAATGGGTGCGTATTACCAAACAATCCTCGGCCAACGCCCTGCTAACCGTCATTTCGACACTGGCTCTATTATATGCAGGGCTTTGCTATCAATGGATTTTCGGGCTATTATTGCTTACCACAGCTATTCACTACGCATTTAGCATCCGACTAATTCAACAATTTGAATCCATTATTAACTACCGATTGAGCCCCTGTTACTTACAACTAATTGCCCCGGTTTTGCTGGCCACAACCACGGTTGTTTTGCTGCGCTTGACAGCACAGTACCCTGATAGCCACATTGCTGCCAGTACAATTGTCTTTATGGTCGCTGTCGTTGCGGCAACCGATAGCGGGGCTTATTTCGCTGGGCGTTTTTTTGGCAAAGAAAAATTCTCCCCCAAAGTCAGCCCAAACAAAACCATCGAAGGTGCGTTGGGCGGTATTGCTTCGGGTGTCATCATTGGATTACTGCTATTACCACTCATTAACAGCCATCAAATCGCGTGGTGGTTAGTTATCATTGCCTTGATTGCAACCGCACTGGCCTCTATACTTGGTGATTTATTTATCAGCCTAATCAAGCGCCAAAACGCCATCAAAGACACCAGCAACCTACTCCCTGGTCACGGTGGTATCCTTGACCGTATTGATGGCCTGTTAGCAGGAATTCCTGTGTTTTATTTGATTGCGTTGTAA
- the recA gene encoding recombinase RecA: protein MSDERKKALAAALSQIEKQFGKGSVMRMGDGTAHRDIDAVSTGSLGLDIALGIGGLPRGRVVEIYGPESSGKTTLTLHAIAEAQKLGGTAAFIDAEHALDPDYAEKLGVNIDEMLVSQPDTGEQALEIADMLVRSGGVDIVVVDSVAALTPKAEIEGEMGDSHMGLQARLMSQALRKLTANIKRSNTIVIFINQIRMKIGVMFGSPETTTGGNALKFYASVRIDIRRIGAIKKGDEIIGNETRVKVIKNKVAPPFKQCEFEILYGQGISRLGEILTLGTDLGEIEKSGAWYSYNDNKIGQGKENAKQFLAENPDITAAIEQKIRAHFLPKTVKKPQDAAPESDA, encoded by the coding sequence ATGAGCGACGAACGAAAAAAAGCCCTTGCAGCAGCACTCTCACAAATCGAAAAACAATTTGGCAAAGGCTCTGTCATGCGCATGGGCGATGGCACAGCGCACCGCGATATTGATGCCGTATCGACTGGCTCATTGGGGCTAGACATTGCGTTAGGCATTGGCGGACTCCCCAGAGGGCGTGTCGTTGAAATTTACGGTCCTGAATCCTCAGGAAAAACAACGTTGACACTGCATGCCATTGCCGAAGCCCAAAAACTCGGCGGCACCGCAGCGTTTATTGATGCAGAACACGCATTGGACCCTGATTATGCCGAAAAATTAGGTGTCAACATTGACGAAATGCTGGTTTCACAGCCTGATACTGGCGAGCAAGCCCTAGAAATCGCTGATATGCTCGTGCGCTCAGGTGGTGTCGATATCGTTGTTGTGGACTCGGTGGCTGCGCTAACCCCCAAGGCTGAAATCGAGGGCGAGATGGGCGATTCACACATGGGCTTGCAAGCACGACTGATGTCACAAGCGCTTCGTAAACTCACCGCCAATATCAAACGCTCGAATACGATTGTCATTTTCATCAACCAAATTCGCATGAAAATTGGCGTTATGTTTGGCAGCCCAGAAACGACCACAGGCGGCAATGCGCTTAAATTTTACGCCTCCGTCCGTATTGATATTCGCCGCATTGGTGCCATCAAAAAAGGCGATGAAATCATTGGTAACGAAACCCGTGTCAAAGTCATCAAAAACAAAGTCGCCCCACCATTCAAACAATGTGAATTTGAAATTCTCTATGGGCAAGGCATCTCCCGTCTGGGTGAAATTTTGACCTTAGGCACTGATTTAGGTGAGATAGAAAAATCAGGCGCGTGGTACAGTTATAACGATAACAAAATCGGGCAAGGCAAGGAAAACGCCAAACAATTCTTGGCCGAAAACCCTGATATTACCGCCGCTATCGAACAAAAAATCCGTGCACACTTTTTACCTAAGACTGTAAAAAAACCACAGGATGCCGCGCCAGAGAGCGATGCGTAA
- a CDS encoding regulatory protein RecX, producing MTTDASQTAYNYCIRLLARREYAKKEITIKLKQAGYTQTDIDACLDALVQQNYQSDERFTEMLVRTRVNQRYGPKKIAYELSQKGIAKTLAQQYLAEFDDELLGHAQALILKKAHASELTNPAVKNSITRYLISRGYDFDLIRQALKQIKQDQ from the coding sequence ATGACGACTGACGCCTCCCAAACCGCCTACAATTATTGCATTCGCCTACTCGCACGGCGTGAGTATGCCAAAAAAGAAATCACGATCAAACTCAAACAAGCTGGCTATACCCAAACAGACATCGATGCTTGTCTGGATGCTTTGGTTCAGCAAAACTATCAGTCTGACGAACGATTTACCGAAATGCTGGTCCGAACACGAGTGAATCAGCGTTACGGCCCCAAGAAAATCGCATACGAACTCAGCCAAAAAGGCATCGCCAAAACACTGGCACAACAATATCTCGCCGAATTCGATGATGAATTACTCGGGCACGCACAGGCACTCATCCTCAAAAAAGCCCATGCCAGCGAACTCACCAATCCAGCCGTCAAAAACAGCATCACACGCTACCTCATCAGCCGTGGCTACGATTTTGACCTTATCCGGCAAGCGCTAAAGCAAATCAAACAAGACCAATAA
- the rsmI gene encoding 16S rRNA (cytidine(1402)-2'-O)-methyltransferase → MNSTPYGRLYVVATPIGNLDDMTFRAIETLKNVHCIYAEDTRQTSKLLQHFNIQNRVYQLHKHNESQQKHRLEQQLRAGENIAIVSDAGTPLISDPGANTIAYLRDLHHEIRVIPGCSAVTSALSISGLTADYFSFIGFLPTKSNQRKAIFKQFANTQHTVVFFETPHRIIDCLADAMDVLGTDRMLFIARELTKQFEESILCPLSEAQHWIQENPYRCKGEFVLALSPCVKPPINNDWQPLADLMLDQNIPNKSIHQVITQFYNAPKKTVYNYLLNPHEKTE, encoded by the coding sequence ATGAATTCAACGCCATATGGTCGATTATATGTCGTCGCTACGCCAATAGGCAATTTGGACGATATGACATTCCGCGCCATTGAGACACTAAAAAATGTGCATTGTATTTATGCCGAAGACACTCGGCAGACAAGCAAACTGCTGCAGCATTTTAATATCCAAAATCGTGTCTACCAACTACATAAACACAATGAGAGCCAGCAAAAACACCGCTTAGAGCAGCAATTACGCGCGGGGGAAAACATCGCCATTGTCAGTGATGCAGGCACACCACTTATCTCTGATCCAGGCGCTAATACCATTGCTTATTTACGTGACTTACACCATGAAATCCGCGTAATACCTGGTTGTTCGGCCGTCACATCGGCGCTATCTATTTCTGGATTAACGGCGGATTACTTTTCGTTTATTGGTTTTTTACCGACTAAAAGCAACCAACGAAAAGCGATTTTCAAACAATTCGCTAACACCCAACATACGGTTGTTTTTTTTGAAACCCCTCACCGTATCATCGATTGTCTGGCTGATGCAATGGACGTGTTAGGAACAGACCGAATGCTATTTATTGCTCGCGAGCTCACCAAACAGTTTGAGGAGTCTATTTTATGCCCGCTAAGCGAAGCACAGCATTGGATTCAGGAAAACCCCTACCGCTGCAAAGGCGAATTTGTCCTTGCGTTATCGCCCTGTGTTAAACCACCAATCAACAATGACTGGCAACCGCTGGCTGACTTGATGCTGGACCAAAATATTCCCAATAAATCCATCCATCAAGTCATCACGCAATTTTACAATGCACCCAAAAAAACCGTGTATAATTACCTACTAAACCCACACGAAAAGACGGAGTAA
- a CDS encoding aldo/keto reductase gives MRYHALGTSELQVSEICLGTMTWGHQNSENQAHEQLDYAIAHGVNFIDTAEMYAIPPKPETQGLTEKYLGSWLHKRGKRDDLVLATKMAGKNIPWIREGRGLTPADVTTAIDNSLKRLQTDYIDLYQLHWPQRLVNNFGERDFKSEHAQGDDYIFELLETLKKQIDSGKIREAGLSNETPWGMMKYMEHHRQDANLPRMQSVQNPYSLIQREFDSHSAEVCFRENIAMLPYSPIGGGVLSGKYLDQTAIASARFNDWGASRQSGLSNSARSDAVKRYVQLAKQHGISPTKMALAFVINRFYVTSTIIGATTMAQLAENIDSVNLSLSDAVLNEIEQIHSEHPSPALI, from the coding sequence ATGCGCTACCATGCACTAGGAACGAGTGAGTTACAAGTCAGCGAAATTTGCTTAGGTACAATGACTTGGGGACATCAAAACAGCGAAAATCAAGCCCATGAACAGCTCGATTATGCCATCGCGCATGGCGTTAACTTTATTGACACAGCAGAGATGTATGCCATCCCACCCAAACCTGAAACACAAGGACTCACGGAAAAATACCTTGGTTCATGGCTTCACAAACGCGGCAAACGTGATGACCTTGTTTTAGCAACTAAAATGGCGGGTAAAAATATCCCGTGGATTCGCGAAGGTCGCGGACTAACACCTGCCGATGTAACCACCGCCATCGATAACTCACTCAAGCGACTGCAAACCGATTATATCGACCTTTATCAGCTACATTGGCCGCAACGACTGGTGAATAATTTTGGGGAACGCGATTTTAAAAGCGAACATGCACAAGGCGACGATTATATTTTTGAATTACTAGAAACCCTTAAAAAGCAAATTGATAGCGGCAAAATTCGCGAAGCCGGCCTATCCAACGAAACGCCTTGGGGCATGATGAAATACATGGAGCACCATCGCCAAGACGCCAATTTGCCTCGTATGCAAAGCGTACAAAACCCCTACTCACTCATTCAACGCGAATTTGACAGCCACAGTGCCGAAGTCTGCTTTCGTGAAAATATCGCCATGCTGCCGTATTCACCGATTGGCGGTGGCGTATTGTCAGGCAAATATCTCGACCAAACTGCGATCGCTAGCGCACGATTTAATGACTGGGGCGCAAGCCGTCAATCAGGGCTATCTAACAGTGCGCGCTCTGATGCGGTCAAGCGCTATGTCCAACTCGCCAAGCAGCACGGCATCAGCCCTACAAAGATGGCACTTGCGTTTGTGATTAACCGTTTTTATGTGACTTCAACGATTATTGGCGCAACGACCATGGCGCAACTCGCTGAAAATATCGACAGCGTCAACCTAAGCCTTAGCGATGCCGTACTCAACGAAATCGAGCAAATACACAGCGAACACCCTAGCCCTGCGCTAATATAG
- the map gene encoding type I methionyl aminopeptidase, with the protein MSIIIKTPEEIEKMRVACQLAASVLEMIEPFVNVGVSTESLNQRCHDFIVNELGAIPAPLNYHGFPKSICTSVNHVVCHGIPSDTKKLKKGDIINIDITIIKDGYHGDTSKMFFVGEPSVLARRLCRVTYQSLLIAIEQVKPGATFGDIGHAIQQYAQKERFGVVREFCGHGIGKSFHEPPHVLHYGEAGTKETIAPGMIFTIEPMLNAGKAPTKTLNDGWTAVTRDKSLSAQYEHTILVTETGHEILTLRQEEKENRFII; encoded by the coding sequence ATGTCTATTATCATCAAAACACCTGAGGAAATTGAAAAAATGCGCGTGGCGTGTCAGTTAGCGGCCAGCGTATTAGAAATGATCGAGCCATTTGTTAACGTCGGCGTATCAACAGAGTCACTTAACCAGCGTTGCCATGATTTTATCGTTAACGAACTCGGCGCCATTCCTGCACCACTCAATTACCACGGTTTTCCTAAATCCATTTGCACCAGTGTGAATCATGTCGTTTGTCACGGCATTCCAAGCGACACCAAAAAACTCAAAAAAGGCGATATTATTAATATCGACATCACGATTATTAAAGACGGTTATCATGGCGATACCAGCAAGATGTTTTTCGTTGGCGAACCCAGTGTCCTCGCGAGACGACTATGCCGCGTCACATACCAATCCCTGCTCATTGCAATCGAACAAGTCAAACCTGGCGCGACCTTTGGCGATATTGGCCACGCCATTCAACAATACGCACAAAAGGAACGCTTTGGCGTTGTACGCGAATTTTGCGGGCATGGCATCGGCAAATCGTTTCACGAACCCCCCCATGTGCTTCATTATGGCGAGGCAGGCACCAAAGAGACCATTGCGCCTGGTATGATTTTCACCATTGAACCTATGCTAAACGCAGGTAAAGCCCCGACAAAAACACTCAATGATGGCTGGACCGCTGTCACCCGCGACAAATCCTTGTCCGCTCAGTATGAGCACACTATACTGGTTACCGAAACTGGGCATGAAATACTCACCCTGCGTCAGGAAGAGAAAGAAAATCGGTTTATCATTTAA
- the hisI gene encoding phosphoribosyl-AMP cyclohydrolase, translating into MTTPTENNASHPKMPEKTHQTTDEFINEFIDEFIAKAVFNKQGLIPAIAQDVHTQTVLMMAWMNADSLRLTLEKQEMVYYSRSRQQLWHKGETSGHTQKVHRIMLDCDADALLAQVEQIGGIACHTGRNHCFFQEYTPSGIKINTPVIKSPTAIYSSSD; encoded by the coding sequence ATGACAACACCAACAGAAAATAACGCTTCACACCCAAAAATGCCAGAAAAAACACATCAAACAACCGACGAATTTATTAATGAATTTATCGACGAATTTATCGCCAAAGCCGTTTTCAACAAACAAGGGCTAATCCCTGCCATCGCACAAGATGTGCATACCCAGACCGTATTAATGATGGCATGGATGAACGCAGACAGCCTGCGACTCACCCTAGAAAAGCAAGAGATGGTGTATTATTCACGTTCGCGCCAGCAACTATGGCATAAAGGCGAAACGTCAGGGCACACGCAAAAAGTTCACCGCATTATGCTAGACTGTGATGCCGATGCCCTACTCGCACAAGTCGAACAAATCGGCGGCATTGCCTGCCATACGGGGCGTAACCACTGTTTTTTTCAGGAATACACCCCTAGCGGGATTAAAATCAACACGCCGGTGATTAAAAGCCCAACCGCTATTTATTCATCATCTGATTAA
- a CDS encoding phosphoribosyl-ATP diphosphatase, whose product MHTIFSTLESLIADRLQAAPEASYVASLNAKGLDAILKKIGEESSEVIIAAKNASHDEIVYEACDLIFHLFILLKQQNIPLSDIEKELTRRLGVSGLTEKANRNTN is encoded by the coding sequence ATGCATACCATTTTTTCCACCTTAGAATCATTAATCGCTGATAGGCTTCAAGCCGCCCCCGAAGCCTCTTATGTCGCCAGCCTTAACGCCAAAGGACTGGATGCCATCCTCAAAAAAATCGGTGAAGAAAGTAGTGAAGTCATTATTGCCGCTAAAAATGCCAGCCATGATGAAATCGTCTATGAAGCTTGCGACCTGATTTTTCACTTGTTTATCCTGTTAAAACAACAAAACATCCCACTTAGCGACATTGAAAAAGAACTAACCCGCCGATTAGGTGTCTCTGGATTGACTGAAAAAGCCAATCGCAATACCAATTAG
- the tatA gene encoding twin-arginine translocase TatA/TatE family subunit: MGGISLWQIAIVIIIIAILFGGKRLRNLGGDLGTSLKGFKKAIKDDDEPKKTDHLTNQSSTESSPTDTTSTDNQSTETIDSHGSNKDS, encoded by the coding sequence ATGGGCGGAATTAGTTTATGGCAAATCGCCATTGTTATCATTATTATTGCAATATTATTTGGCGGCAAGCGACTACGTAATTTAGGCGGCGACTTGGGCACCTCGCTCAAAGGCTTTAAAAAAGCCATCAAAGACGATGACGAGCCAAAAAAAACAGACCACTTAACCAATCAGTCCTCGACTGAAAGCAGTCCGACTGATACGACATCAACCGACAATCAATCGACAGAAACCATCGACAGTCATGGAAGCAACAAAGATTCGTAA